One window of Bdellovibrio sp. GT3 genomic DNA carries:
- a CDS encoding outer membrane beta-barrel domain-containing protein, translated as MLNKKLITILLFSAMLIPGLATAQDLGGGEDVDSFESEVGKSAPRIDNSAAAKNYDDSPDKNTTDFKGLANLAPFQEISIIQKRFMPKTGRFELFGGATVVTNDPFFNTMGGVFKAGYFLTETWGVELNYFALTTSERESTRELEENNKVSTESLAFPKSYMGADLMWVPIYGKMTWFNNRIVPFDLYFSGGYGMTEVSTGESAGTIHVAAGQIFSLTKSVAFRWDFSWNFFNATVTNKDTDGNVLGKSTNSFNNLFLTVGVSWFFPEATYR; from the coding sequence ATGTTGAATAAAAAGCTAATCACTATTTTGCTTTTCTCAGCGATGCTGATTCCGGGTTTGGCAACAGCCCAGGATCTGGGTGGCGGTGAGGATGTTGACAGCTTTGAATCCGAAGTTGGCAAATCCGCACCTAGAATTGATAATTCTGCGGCAGCAAAAAACTATGATGACAGTCCTGATAAAAATACGACAGATTTCAAAGGTCTTGCGAATCTGGCGCCATTTCAGGAAATTTCGATTATCCAAAAAAGATTCATGCCTAAAACCGGTCGTTTCGAGCTATTTGGTGGCGCTACTGTCGTAACCAATGACCCATTCTTCAATACGATGGGTGGTGTGTTTAAGGCAGGTTACTTCCTGACTGAAACCTGGGGTGTCGAGCTGAATTACTTTGCTTTGACCACGTCAGAGCGGGAATCGACTCGTGAGCTTGAAGAGAACAATAAAGTTTCCACCGAGAGTTTGGCCTTTCCAAAATCGTACATGGGTGCCGACCTGATGTGGGTTCCGATTTACGGGAAAATGACATGGTTTAACAACCGTATTGTTCCTTTCGATCTTTATTTTTCCGGTGGTTATGGAATGACTGAGGTTTCCACTGGGGAAAGCGCAGGAACTATTCACGTGGCAGCAGGTCAGATCTTCTCTTTGACCAAATCTGTGGCGTTCCGTTGGGACTTCAGCTGGAACTTCTTCAATGCGACGGTCACCAATAAAGATACTGATGGCAACGTATTGGGCAAATCCACGAACAGCTTCAATAACTTGTTCTTAACTGTCGGCGTAAGCTGGTTCTTTCCGGAGGCAACATACCGATGA
- a CDS encoding KpsF/GutQ family sugar-phosphate isomerase, with protein sequence MSKLIEQALQVLDVEAQAILALKPRIGVEFEQVVKLITSCKGKLVVTGMGKSGQIARKLASTFSSTGTPSVFLHPAESNHGDLGMVTNDDVIMALSYGGESPEFSGILSFVARKGIPLIALTGKPSSSLAKAAQVTLNVEVSSEACPLGLAPTASSTATLAMGDAVAMAVMAEKGVSSADFAEFHPGGSLGYRLLTRVKDVMHSGEALPTVGLNAPLKEVFSIMTHKDVRGAAGVVDEKGDLVGVITDGQIRRRLEKSNDPFTGQAKDLMTTSPRTIDKNELAEKALFVMEQFQINMLFVLDKEASQPHKPVGILHVQDLLKARVR encoded by the coding sequence ATGTCGAAATTAATCGAGCAAGCACTACAGGTTTTGGATGTTGAAGCACAGGCGATTCTGGCGTTGAAACCCCGAATCGGAGTTGAATTTGAACAGGTTGTGAAGCTTATCACTTCCTGCAAGGGCAAACTTGTTGTCACTGGTATGGGCAAGTCCGGCCAAATTGCGCGCAAACTGGCGAGCACATTCTCTTCGACAGGAACACCGTCCGTGTTCTTGCATCCCGCGGAAAGTAATCACGGTGATCTGGGAATGGTGACCAATGACGATGTGATTATGGCTCTATCCTATGGCGGGGAGTCTCCGGAATTTTCAGGAATTCTGAGCTTTGTCGCTCGTAAGGGAATTCCCTTGATTGCTCTGACAGGCAAGCCGTCTTCGTCTCTAGCGAAAGCGGCCCAGGTTACATTGAATGTGGAAGTGTCTTCGGAAGCCTGCCCGTTGGGGTTGGCTCCAACTGCAAGTAGCACAGCGACGTTGGCGATGGGTGATGCTGTTGCCATGGCTGTGATGGCCGAAAAAGGAGTCAGCTCTGCTGACTTTGCAGAATTCCATCCGGGTGGCAGTTTGGGGTATCGTCTTCTAACCCGAGTTAAAGATGTTATGCACTCCGGGGAAGCGTTGCCGACAGTGGGGTTGAATGCTCCATTGAAAGAAGTGTTTTCAATCATGACCCATAAAGATGTTCGCGGTGCTGCCGGCGTCGTGGACGAGAAGGGTGATTTGGTCGGGGTTATTACCGATGGTCAAATCCGACGACGTTTGGAGAAGTCCAACGATCCATTTACGGGGCAGGCTAAGGATCTGATGACCACAAGTCCAAGAACCATTGATAAGAACGAGCTCGCTGAAAAAGCGCTCTTTGTGATGGAACAGTTCCAGATCAATATGCTCTTTGTCCTGGATAAAGAGGCGTCGCAACCCCATAAACCGGTGGGCATTCTCCATGTTCAAGACCTTTTGAAAGCGCGTGTACGCTAA
- a CDS encoding TonB family protein has protein sequence MAVNFREIPPFAISLVLHLAVFAGLSIGALKTQNPAPFGFYKKGGPVVVEFDSAPTQATAVKKIATPKLSDDGEVAIAQKKKQHLEVTPPPAESAGAKTLGHADGNLTSGPLGEATGNRNASIKERYLYELRVLIEGRKIYPVTSKRLRETGRVLVEFIVEKDGTITAVEVKQGTAFNRLNEAAKSLIAGIGKYKPLPAEFATSSAKLEIPIEYSLQ, from the coding sequence TTGGCTGTAAATTTCAGAGAAATACCCCCATTTGCGATTTCATTGGTCTTGCACCTTGCGGTGTTTGCGGGGTTGTCTATTGGTGCCTTGAAAACTCAGAATCCGGCGCCATTTGGTTTCTACAAAAAAGGTGGTCCGGTGGTGGTGGAGTTTGATTCTGCCCCGACGCAAGCCACGGCAGTCAAAAAAATCGCCACTCCCAAGCTTTCCGATGATGGGGAAGTCGCTATTGCTCAAAAGAAAAAACAACATCTCGAAGTGACACCTCCGCCAGCTGAATCTGCTGGAGCAAAAACTTTGGGACATGCTGATGGAAATCTGACTTCAGGTCCGTTAGGTGAAGCCACAGGCAATCGAAATGCTTCAATCAAAGAGCGCTACTTGTATGAGCTTCGCGTATTGATTGAAGGTCGCAAGATTTATCCTGTCACATCCAAAAGACTGCGCGAAACAGGCCGGGTGCTTGTGGAGTTTATCGTCGAAAAAGACGGCACGATCACGGCCGTGGAAGTGAAGCAGGGCACGGCTTTCAACAGATTGAACGAAGCTGCAAAAAGTTTGATTGCCGGCATAGGAAAGTACAAACCTCTGCCTGCTGAATTTGCAACATCATCTGCCAAGCTTGAAATTCCGATCGAATACTCTTTGCAGTAA
- a CDS encoding outer membrane beta-barrel domain-containing protein yields MLKNGLKALIIIGAALLLHKTAFAAELVELPVEELAKESVLPVFDKSVSVKNRRVVTAGRIDVNAFYGLGLTEPIYDVSKFGFSAYYNWNEENAIGILFSKNATGVSSYATQLQGQFNLNYDQAPKPEMTLMADYNIKVFYGKMSLTKSMVINTMLFGSGALGMVKFETKANPALALGMGQKFFFNPSWALRFDLRLYMNQAPIPFNSGLNGGGTVSNDSFKERLTYTTNLDVGLSYLF; encoded by the coding sequence ATGCTAAAGAATGGTTTGAAAGCCTTGATCATCATTGGTGCAGCTTTGTTACTGCATAAAACGGCATTCGCTGCCGAGTTGGTCGAGTTGCCAGTAGAAGAGCTGGCAAAGGAATCCGTACTCCCGGTTTTTGATAAATCGGTGAGCGTTAAAAACCGCCGTGTAGTCACAGCAGGCCGCATTGACGTGAATGCGTTTTATGGGCTGGGACTGACTGAACCGATTTACGACGTCAGTAAGTTTGGATTCTCGGCTTACTATAACTGGAACGAGGAAAACGCGATCGGTATTCTTTTCTCCAAGAATGCGACGGGTGTCTCCAGTTATGCGACTCAGCTCCAGGGTCAATTCAATCTGAACTACGACCAGGCTCCAAAACCTGAAATGACTTTGATGGCTGACTATAACATCAAGGTTTTCTACGGAAAAATGAGTCTGACCAAATCAATGGTTATCAACACCATGCTTTTTGGCTCGGGTGCCCTGGGTATGGTTAAGTTTGAAACCAAAGCAAATCCGGCGTTGGCATTGGGCATGGGACAAAAGTTTTTCTTCAATCCCAGCTGGGCCCTTCGCTTTGATTTGCGTCTTTATATGAATCAAGCGCCGATTCCATTCAATTCCGGATTGAACGGCGGCGGAACAGTTTCAAATGATAGTTTTAAAGAGCGTCTTACTTACACCACAAACCTCGATGTCGGTTTGTCTTACCTGTTTTAA
- a CDS encoding KdsC family phosphatase, translating into MAIEISKLKNIKMLVLDVDGVMTDTRIWFENGEWRRFYSIRDGVGIKRLTEAGYKIAVITGTKAEDVRARVKSLGIQYFYEGALDKEPSFLQLQKDSGISPNEMAYVGDDIFDIPLLQAVSFGATVPEAVDEVIEIADYVTKRPGGCGAVREVCDYIFKYGAFSSGR; encoded by the coding sequence GTGGCAATAGAAATATCAAAACTCAAAAATATCAAGATGTTGGTGCTCGATGTCGACGGCGTCATGACTGACACGCGAATCTGGTTTGAAAACGGCGAGTGGCGCCGTTTTTATTCTATTCGTGATGGCGTTGGCATCAAACGATTGACAGAAGCGGGTTACAAGATCGCGGTCATCACAGGTACCAAGGCTGAAGATGTGCGCGCGCGCGTTAAGTCGCTTGGCATTCAGTATTTCTATGAAGGTGCTCTCGACAAAGAGCCTTCTTTCTTACAGCTGCAAAAGGATTCCGGCATTTCACCAAATGAAATGGCGTATGTGGGGGACGACATTTTCGATATCCCACTTTTGCAGGCAGTTTCCTTCGGCGCCACAGTTCCAGAAGCAGTAGATGAAGTAATTGAGATTGCAGATTACGTGACGAAGCGGCCCGGTGGCTGTGGAGCAGTTCGTGAAGTTTGTGATTACATTTTTAAATATGGGGCCTTTTCCTCAGGTAGGTAG
- a CDS encoding CTP synthase, with protein MKQKFIFVTGGVVSSIGKGLTAASLGALLEARGHKVTIMKFDPYLNVDPGTMSPFQHGEVYVTEDGAETDLDLGHYERFTSAVMNRSNSVSTGQIYDTVIARERRGDYLGGTVQVIPHITEEIKARIYEAAQGSEVILVEIGGTVGDIESQPFLEAIRQMRIDVGMENSVLVHVTYVPYIAAAGELKSKPTQHSVKELRMLGLQPDFLVCRSEKHIDDNLKGKIALFCSVQPNHVVAAQDSRFIYEVPLALHNEKLDELIVTRLGLKPQRLNLKGWQNLVNVLSKPDETVKIGVVGKYVELKEAYKSLHEALVHGGVANKARVEIIYVDSEKVTDKTVNSLLGKVDGILVPGGFGTRGVEGKITAIKFAREKRVPFFGICFGMQLAAIEFARNVCGIKDATSREFHAEGKRNGNFVIDSMVEQRGLVNKGGTMRLGAYPCAIAPNTKAAQVYKTANITERHRHRFEYNNKFKALFEKNGMIASGICKERDLVEVVELPDHPWFVAVQYHPEFKSKPLEPHPLFVHFVKASLKNK; from the coding sequence CTGAAGCAAAAATTCATTTTTGTTACGGGCGGGGTGGTTTCCTCCATCGGTAAGGGTCTTACCGCGGCAAGCTTGGGTGCTTTGCTGGAGGCACGTGGACACAAAGTCACCATCATGAAATTCGATCCGTACTTAAATGTGGATCCAGGCACAATGTCTCCGTTTCAACACGGGGAAGTCTATGTGACTGAAGATGGTGCAGAGACGGATTTGGATTTGGGTCACTACGAGCGCTTTACATCTGCTGTGATGAATCGCTCCAACTCTGTTTCCACAGGTCAGATCTATGACACGGTTATCGCACGCGAACGCCGTGGTGATTATCTGGGTGGGACTGTGCAGGTGATTCCGCACATCACAGAAGAAATCAAAGCGCGCATTTATGAGGCTGCCCAAGGCAGTGAAGTTATTCTGGTTGAAATCGGCGGGACAGTGGGGGATATCGAATCCCAGCCGTTCCTTGAAGCCATTCGCCAAATGCGCATCGATGTCGGGATGGAAAACTCTGTCCTGGTTCACGTGACCTACGTTCCCTACATTGCGGCGGCAGGTGAGCTGAAATCCAAGCCGACTCAGCACTCGGTCAAAGAACTTCGTATGCTCGGTCTTCAGCCGGATTTCCTGGTTTGTCGCAGTGAAAAGCATATTGATGATAATCTTAAGGGTAAAATCGCCTTGTTCTGTTCAGTTCAGCCAAATCATGTCGTGGCGGCACAGGACAGTCGTTTCATTTATGAAGTGCCGTTGGCATTGCACAATGAGAAACTGGATGAGTTGATCGTTACCCGCCTTGGGTTGAAACCTCAGCGGTTGAATCTAAAGGGCTGGCAGAATCTTGTGAATGTTTTATCCAAGCCGGATGAAACAGTGAAAATCGGTGTTGTTGGTAAGTATGTCGAGCTGAAAGAAGCTTACAAATCCCTGCATGAAGCTTTGGTTCATGGTGGTGTTGCCAATAAAGCCCGCGTGGAAATCATTTATGTCGACTCTGAAAAAGTAACGGATAAGACGGTGAATTCTCTGTTGGGTAAAGTGGATGGAATCCTGGTTCCGGGTGGTTTCGGTACCCGCGGAGTTGAAGGTAAAATCACGGCCATTAAGTTTGCCCGTGAAAAACGTGTTCCTTTCTTTGGTATTTGTTTTGGTATGCAGCTGGCGGCGATTGAGTTTGCACGCAACGTGTGCGGAATCAAAGATGCAACCAGCCGTGAGTTCCATGCCGAGGGCAAGCGCAATGGCAATTTCGTGATCGACTCCATGGTCGAACAACGTGGCCTGGTGAATAAGGGCGGAACGATGCGCTTGGGGGCTTACCCGTGTGCAATCGCACCAAACACCAAGGCAGCCCAAGTCTATAAAACTGCAAATATCACGGAACGCCACCGCCATCGTTTTGAGTACAATAATAAGTTTAAAGCACTCTTTGAAAAGAACGGCATGATTGCTTCCGGTATATGTAAAGAACGCGATCTGGTTGAAGTTGTCGAGCTTCCGGACCATCCTTGGTTCGTGGCCGTGCAATACCACCCTGAGTTCAAGTCCAAACCACTTGAACCACATCCGTTGTTTGTCCACTTTGTGAAAGCCAGTTTGAAGAATAAGTAG
- a CDS encoding tetratricopeptide repeat protein gives MRKLLLLLIATSMVMPVMGDAQTSRQAPAKRPTTARPAAPRKAQPPNAKAQLARALQMAQNGQYAAAANNLFTLARKPELAAERPQIKYILGTMLMQLKLYQTAAFQFVDVIRSGSPRYSKPAIEKLSIVADGLGDDTILNYAISRVDLNAIPASQKDMVYFRLGEIQRRNKDYAKAIDMFSRVGANSSYFYQATYNRGLCELEANEVPQAITVFQNMIDGRASAPVTDTNKVQAQLALARAYYQKKDWDAAIEAYSSVPRDTLAWHDAIFEQSWAMLRSARFRSAMSNFQTLHSAYYEDFYMPESLLLRAIVYLYICKYDEMEKVLNLFESTYGPIRSKIGNFIKSTNDNMYYYQELEKAKVIKTTDKSANLHLPYIVLRNIMDQGDVKRAMNYLARLNQEKTRVEGSPTFRASALGQYSLKILANRSKNTKLAIGDMMKVHLLNMRTELHDLYEQSGFIRYEMINGRKESVKKKIAGKDLGEQIDDNVNRKFYVENGFQYYPFQGEFWLDEIGNYHYLGKQSCE, from the coding sequence ATGAGAAAACTACTACTACTCTTGATTGCAACAAGTATGGTTATGCCCGTTATGGGTGATGCGCAGACATCTCGCCAAGCACCTGCAAAACGTCCAACGACTGCACGTCCAGCGGCTCCTCGCAAAGCGCAGCCGCCGAATGCAAAAGCTCAGCTTGCCCGCGCATTGCAAATGGCCCAAAACGGTCAGTATGCAGCAGCAGCAAATAACCTGTTCACATTGGCTCGTAAACCTGAGTTGGCAGCAGAGCGTCCGCAAATTAAGTACATTCTGGGAACTATGTTGATGCAGTTGAAGCTGTATCAAACAGCAGCTTTCCAATTCGTTGATGTGATCCGCTCCGGCAGCCCACGTTATTCAAAACCTGCGATTGAAAAACTTTCGATTGTGGCCGACGGCCTGGGTGACGATACCATTCTGAATTACGCGATCTCTCGTGTGGATTTGAATGCCATTCCGGCAAGTCAAAAAGACATGGTTTATTTCCGTCTTGGGGAAATCCAGCGTCGTAATAAGGATTATGCCAAGGCGATTGATATGTTCAGCCGCGTTGGTGCAAACAGCTCATACTTCTATCAGGCCACGTACAACCGCGGGCTTTGTGAACTAGAGGCCAATGAAGTTCCACAGGCAATCACAGTTTTCCAAAACATGATTGATGGCCGTGCGTCCGCTCCGGTGACTGATACCAATAAGGTTCAGGCTCAGTTGGCTTTGGCACGTGCTTACTATCAGAAGAAAGACTGGGATGCGGCGATCGAGGCATACTCTTCAGTACCTCGTGATACGCTGGCTTGGCATGATGCGATTTTTGAACAATCCTGGGCGATGTTGCGTTCAGCGCGCTTCCGTTCAGCGATGAGTAATTTCCAAACTCTCCACTCGGCATATTACGAAGACTTTTATATGCCGGAGAGTTTACTTTTACGCGCCATCGTTTACCTCTACATCTGTAAGTACGACGAGATGGAGAAGGTTTTGAATCTGTTTGAGTCCACTTATGGACCGATCCGTTCCAAAATCGGTAACTTCATCAAGAGCACAAACGACAATATGTACTACTATCAGGAGCTTGAAAAAGCGAAAGTCATCAAGACGACTGATAAATCCGCGAATCTTCATCTTCCATACATTGTTCTTAGAAACATCATGGATCAGGGTGACGTGAAGCGTGCGATGAACTACCTGGCTCGATTGAACCAGGAAAAAACGCGCGTGGAAGGCAGCCCGACATTCCGTGCATCAGCTTTGGGTCAGTATTCTTTAAAAATCCTGGCAAATCGCTCCAAGAACACGAAGCTGGCAATCGGCGATATGATGAAAGTGCACTTGTTGAACATGCGCACAGAGCTTCATGACCTGTATGAGCAATCTGGCTTCATCCGTTACGAAATGATCAACGGAAGAAAAGAAAGCGTTAAAAAGAAAATTGCTGGTAAAGACCTTGGTGAACAAATTGACGACAACGTGAACCGTAAGTTCTACGTCGAAAATGGGTTCCAATACTATCCGTTCCAAGGCGAGTTCTGGTTGGATGAAATCGGTAACTACCACTATCTGGGCAAACAAAGTTGCGAGTAG
- a CDS encoding tetratricopeptide repeat protein — MKFNRHKLLVTSLITALVAGSVAPVHAAPPKKGKKAAPAKPTAAPSSAQSRARTVGELLAQADRENAKAKKDSTALPTANLGFAAQANQVNLSAVKPPRSSEIMQARSKGDQKAQYEKILDQQIQELYKLTQRFKTSPNRGELWLRLAELYVEKASIVDSRKQDEYDAKLRAFQEKKTNRKPVLELAEARDYNRKAVQLYEWFQRDFPKDSKMPQALFFLGYNYFELGDVKKGAQYYEDLTKKYPKSAFVGEAHFALGEYYFENEKWSDAYREYTFLIKQKRHRLHTFAMYKGGWCLFRLGKVQQGLAYLEYIIKSSRQEEAEQVAGKAVNRTRLEGEAMRDLVVFYAEGGDPANAANYFDGLIGQGSDQYLERLAYQYQARGNKEASREIFKLLIARNPTSPKSFEFQYQIVQNFFYAKNTTRFKDELYGWVKDYGKGSDWFAANNKNKELMDSSYKLRETTLRNYILQQHQTAQNSRAQFSQTQANEGYKLYLSEFTDSPSIGDMHFYYGELLYDMQRYDEAYAQYQWVAEKAPTSKFYAKAAQNLILSVEKTIPTDAEMQKRVGNSLDPVPLDPKVERFIKAGSWYAAKFPQSEKTPEIKFRIGRLYYQSNHFDEAVKVFRDIVKNNPKSKYAEYSANLILDVYNLKKDYAGLEKVGAEMLAVPSIAASPVGKDIKGVMEKASFKKGQDLEGQKKFAESAQAYEGFAKTNPGSNLATTAMYNAGINYERAGQNGMAIAAYKGILSSKDPEAEKLKPKVRRFLAKQYQDSAQFEEAAKLYKQLALEAPKDPLSPNMMFNAAVLYDALGRSDEAIRAYTEFTKMNKKRSENVEVLYSIATIHRKADQKGAAIRNYMEYVETGGRDQEKVVESAYWVYELSKEVGAITRSKEWAGKVVSIQRRFAPNKKGPGASYAAKLKFADAMTTFKEMRSINFPANPAKQKAAADRKIGLLTKLSGELVDVIKYDSAEEIISSLALLGDANTNMAQAITNAPLPGGLNPEETKQYKAGVEKFAEPFVGKAKDSYKACVDRAWELEAYNDAYRAALDYMSKVDPVNYYNGGEVGSELRLVNWMGQ; from the coding sequence ATGAAATTTAACAGGCATAAACTTCTGGTCACAAGTTTAATAACTGCATTGGTTGCGGGCTCTGTAGCCCCAGTCCATGCAGCTCCTCCGAAAAAAGGGAAGAAGGCGGCCCCTGCCAAACCTACGGCAGCTCCGTCTTCGGCTCAATCCCGTGCAAGAACGGTCGGGGAGTTGTTGGCACAAGCTGATCGCGAGAATGCCAAGGCCAAGAAGGATTCCACGGCGCTTCCAACTGCAAATCTGGGATTTGCGGCTCAGGCGAACCAAGTGAACCTGAGTGCGGTAAAACCGCCTCGCTCTTCTGAGATCATGCAGGCTCGCAGCAAGGGCGACCAAAAAGCTCAGTACGAGAAAATCCTGGATCAGCAGATTCAAGAGCTTTATAAACTGACCCAAAGATTCAAAACAAGTCCGAACCGTGGTGAGCTGTGGCTGCGCCTGGCGGAACTCTATGTTGAAAAAGCCAGTATCGTGGATTCCCGCAAGCAGGATGAGTACGATGCAAAACTACGTGCTTTCCAGGAAAAGAAAACCAACCGCAAGCCGGTTCTGGAGCTTGCTGAGGCACGTGACTACAATCGTAAAGCCGTTCAATTGTACGAATGGTTCCAGCGTGACTTTCCAAAAGATTCCAAAATGCCTCAGGCGTTATTCTTCCTTGGATACAACTACTTCGAATTGGGCGACGTAAAAAAAGGTGCTCAGTACTACGAGGATTTGACCAAGAAGTATCCAAAGTCCGCGTTCGTGGGGGAAGCTCACTTCGCCTTGGGTGAATACTATTTTGAGAATGAGAAATGGTCGGATGCTTATCGTGAATATACTTTCCTGATTAAGCAAAAAAGACACCGTTTGCACACTTTCGCGATGTATAAAGGCGGCTGGTGTTTGTTCCGTCTTGGAAAAGTACAGCAAGGTTTGGCGTATCTTGAATACATCATTAAAAGCAGCCGTCAGGAAGAGGCTGAACAGGTGGCGGGTAAAGCCGTCAATCGCACTCGCCTTGAAGGTGAGGCAATGCGTGACCTGGTCGTGTTCTATGCTGAAGGTGGTGATCCTGCCAATGCCGCGAACTATTTCGATGGTTTGATCGGTCAGGGTAGTGATCAGTATCTGGAAAGACTGGCATATCAGTACCAGGCTCGTGGAAACAAAGAAGCGTCCCGCGAAATCTTTAAGCTGTTGATTGCTCGTAATCCGACTTCGCCAAAATCTTTCGAGTTCCAGTACCAAATCGTACAGAACTTCTTCTATGCCAAGAACACAACTCGTTTCAAAGACGAATTGTATGGCTGGGTGAAAGACTACGGCAAAGGCAGCGACTGGTTTGCGGCTAATAACAAGAACAAAGAGTTGATGGACAGTTCATATAAATTACGTGAAACAACATTGCGTAACTATATTTTGCAACAACATCAAACAGCGCAAAACTCCCGTGCCCAGTTCTCGCAAACTCAGGCCAACGAGGGTTATAAGCTTTATCTATCTGAGTTCACTGATTCTCCGTCTATTGGTGATATGCACTTCTACTACGGGGAGTTGCTATACGATATGCAACGTTACGACGAAGCTTACGCGCAATACCAATGGGTTGCTGAAAAAGCTCCGACGAGCAAATTCTATGCAAAAGCCGCTCAGAACTTGATTTTGTCAGTGGAAAAAACAATTCCGACAGACGCCGAAATGCAGAAGCGTGTTGGGAACTCCCTGGATCCGGTTCCATTGGATCCAAAAGTGGAGCGCTTTATCAAAGCTGGCAGCTGGTATGCAGCGAAGTTCCCGCAGTCTGAAAAGACTCCGGAGATCAAATTCCGTATTGGTCGTCTTTACTATCAATCGAATCACTTCGATGAAGCGGTTAAAGTATTCCGCGACATCGTTAAGAACAATCCCAAATCCAAGTACGCGGAATACTCTGCGAACTTGATCCTGGATGTGTATAACCTGAAAAAGGACTATGCGGGTCTGGAGAAAGTCGGAGCAGAAATGCTTGCGGTTCCATCCATTGCAGCATCGCCAGTGGGTAAAGATATCAAAGGGGTTATGGAAAAAGCCTCTTTCAAAAAGGGTCAGGATCTGGAAGGGCAAAAGAAATTTGCGGAGTCCGCGCAAGCATACGAAGGATTTGCGAAAACAAATCCGGGATCCAATCTGGCGACGACGGCAATGTACAATGCTGGTATCAATTACGAGCGCGCCGGCCAAAACGGCATGGCTATTGCCGCATATAAAGGCATTTTGTCATCCAAGGATCCAGAGGCTGAAAAGCTAAAACCTAAAGTTCGCAGATTCCTGGCAAAACAGTATCAGGATTCAGCGCAGTTTGAAGAGGCAGCCAAGCTTTACAAACAACTTGCTTTGGAAGCACCGAAAGATCCGTTGTCTCCGAACATGATGTTTAATGCTGCAGTATTGTACGATGCTTTGGGTCGCAGTGATGAGGCTATCCGCGCATACACTGAGTTCACGAAAATGAACAAGAAACGCAGTGAAAACGTGGAAGTCCTTTATAGCATCGCGACGATCCATCGTAAGGCGGATCAAAAAGGTGCGGCAATTCGCAACTATATGGAATATGTCGAAACTGGTGGTCGTGATCAGGAAAAAGTGGTCGAGAGTGCTTATTGGGTTTACGAGCTGTCCAAAGAAGTGGGTGCGATCACTCGCTCCAAAGAATGGGCTGGCAAAGTTGTATCGATCCAAAGACGTTTTGCTCCTAACAAAAAAGGCCCGGGCGCTTCTTACGCTGCCAAGCTGAAGTTTGCGGATGCAATGACGACGTTTAAGGAAATGCGCTCAATCAACTTCCCGGCGAACCCTGCCAAGCAAAAAGCTGCGGCTGACAGAAAGATTGGTTTGTTGACAAAGCTTTCCGGTGAGCTGGTGGATGTGATCAAGTACGACAGTGCCGAGGAGATTATCAGTTCTTTGGCGCTATTGGGTGATGCCAATACAAACATGGCTCAGGCGATCACAAACGCACCATTGCCTGGTGGTTTGAATCCAGAAGAAACGAAGCAGTACAAGGCGGGCGTCGAAAAATTCGCGGAACCTTTTGTGGGTAAAGCGAAGGACTCTTACAAGGCCTGCGTGGATCGTGCATGGGAACTTGAAGCATATAATGATGCTTACCGTGCCGCCCTGGACTACATGAGCAAAGTGGACCCGGTTAACTACTACAACGGTGGTGAAGTCGGCTCTGAACTTCGTCTGGTGAATTGGATGGGTCAATAA